A DNA window from Onychostoma macrolepis isolate SWU-2019 chromosome 13, ASM1243209v1, whole genome shotgun sequence contains the following coding sequences:
- the LOC131552640 gene encoding uncharacterized protein LOC131552640: MSSRLSSISKELVQSQLNLGPQSVMEAPLEKRSTVTEKHASRRKKNTISSLFKKVRKAVKLPFCSKNTVDCLPQLDPQFDNSTPDVSLSISKDSVERLELLSLSSQDTHCLSVGTCIIKRGTVDSLERWSDADLSNSDSFREQFSFTLPGEVPVEPVGASACLNLKTASRLDDSTHNVISEESIERLKLIDMFFFCFFPESIHSRYIVKKIIGEGGYDKVCERIHFSSYIEICIHLS, from the exons ATGTCTTCGAGATTATCGTCCATCTCTAAGGAGCTTGTACAGAGCCAGTTGAACCTTGGCCCTCAGAGTGTCATGGAAGCTCCTCTGGAGAAGAGGTCAACAG ttACAGAAAAACATGCCAGCAGGAGGAAGAAGAACACAATTTCATCTTTATTCAAGAAAGTACGTAAGGCTGTGAAGCTTCCCTTCTGCTCCAAGAACACAGTGGACTGTCTACCACAGCTGGACCCACAGTTTGACAACTCTACACCGGACGTCAGTTTGTCCATCTCTAAGGACAGTGTGGAGAGACTGGAACTGTTGAGCCTCAGCAGCCAAGATACACATTGCCTTAGCGTAGGCACGTGCATCATTAAGAGAGGAACTGTGGATAGCCTGGAAAGGTGGAGCGATGCCGATTTATCCAATTCGGATAGCTTCCGAGAGCAGTTCAGCTTTACACTTCCAGGTGAAGTGCCTGTTGAGCCAGTAGGGGCTTCAGCTTGCCTGAACCTGAAGACAGCATCCAGATTAGATGACTCTACACATAACGTCATCTCTGAGGAGAGCATAGAGAGACTGAAATTGattgatatgttttttttttgtttttttccagaatCCATTCACTCTCGCTATATAGTGAAAAAGATTATTGGAGAAGGAGGTTATGACAAGGTGTGTGAGAGAATCCATTTTTCCTCTTACATTGAGATCTGCATACACTTGTCTtga
- the LOC131552591 gene encoding serine/threonine-protein kinase pim-2-like, whose protein sequence is MSSRLSSISKELVQSQLNLGPQSVMEAPLEKRSTGCLPQLDPQFDNSTPDVSLSISKDSVERLELLSLSSQDTHCLSVGTCIIKRGTVDSLERWSDADLSNSDSFREQFSFTLPGEVPVEPVGASACLNLKTASRLDDSTPNVISEESIERLKLEASVTKKGTEKRRKRRVIHSFFKNVRKAMKQPFRCQNVVEPFVPLPELDDPELSHVPESSDCVPTNESIRSRYIVKKIIGEGGYGKVYEGIRITDGKKVAIKRIQKTIRDQYLQTAGHPKPLITEVALMLMMRQGPISPHVIQLYEWFEHPQKITLIMEYPDPCESLLDFINNNPNMNETTARLIMCQAVQAVLHCIECGVFHNDIHPENILLRKHTLELKLIDFGCGHLLSSNGYDCRQYRGIRAYFPPELFTYGKFHAVSTNVWALGVLLYEMVNTCSPFRNITEIMQAKIRFENPDLSKECRDLIDQCLTRDPTERLTLEQILQHDWFKTVALK, encoded by the exons ATGTCTTCAAGATTATCGTCCATCTCTAAGGAGCTTGTACAGAGCCAGTTGAACCTTGGCCCTCAGAGTGTCATGGAAGCTCCTCTGGAGAAGAGGTCAACAG GCTGTCTACCACAGCTGGACCCACAGTTTGACAACTCTACACCGGACGTCAGTTTGTCCATCTCTAAGGACAGTGTGGAGAGACTGGAACTGTTGAGCCTCAGCAGCCAAGATACACATTGCCTTAGCGTAGGCACGTGCATCATTAAGAGAGGAACTGTGGATAGCCTGGAAAGGTGGAGCGATGCCGATTTATCCAATTCGGATAGCTTCCGAGAGCAGTTCAGCTTTACACTTCCAGGTGAAGTGCCTGTTGAGCCAGTAGGGGCTTCAGCTTGCCTGAACCTGAAGACAGCATCCAGATTAGATGACTCTACACCTAACGTCATCTCTGAGGAGAGCATAGAGAGACTGAAATTGGAGGCTTCAG TTACAAAAAAGGGTACAGAAAAACGAAGGAAGAGGAGAGTAATCCACTCTTTCTTCAAGAACGTGCGGAAGGCTATGAAACAGCCTTTCCGCTGCCAGAACGTAGTGGAGCCTTTTGTGCCTCTGCCAGAACTGGATGATCCTGAGCTGTCACATGTCCCAGAGTCCTCAGACTGCGTCCCAACTAATG aatcCATTCGCTCTCGCTATATAGTGAAAAAGATTATTGGAGAAGGAGGCTATGGCAAGGTGTATGAGGGAATCCGTATTACTGATGGCAAAAAG GTTGCCATCAAACGTATTCAAAAGACTATACGGGATCAGTATCTTCAAACT GCTGGGCATCCCAAACCTCTCATTACCGAAGTTGCACTGATGCTAATGATGAGGCAAGGACCCATAAGCCCCCACGTCATTCAACTATATGAGTGGTTTGAGCACCCTCAAAAAATCACCCTCATTATGGAGTATCCGGATCCCTGCGAGAGCTTGTTGGACTTCATCAACAATAATCCTAACATGAATGAGACAACAGCACGGCTCATCATGTGTCAGGCGGTGCAAGCAGTCCTGCACTGCATTGAGTGCGGTGTTTTTCATAACGATATTCATCCAGAGAATATCCTGTTGAGAAAACACACTTTGGAGCTCAAGTTGATAGACTTTGGCTGCGGTCATCTACTTAGTAGTAATGGCTATGATTGCAGGCAATATAGAG GAATAAGGGCTTACTTCCCACCTGAACTCTTCACCTATGGCAAGTTCCATGCCGTCTCTACAAACGTCTGGGCTCTAGGAGTGTTGTTGTATGAGATGGTGAACACGTGTTCTCCATTTCGCAATATAACGGAAATCATGCAGGCCAAAATTAGGTTTGAAAACCCAGATTTATCTAAAG AATGCCGTGATCTGATTGACCAGTGCCTAACACGTGATCCAACCGAACGGCTGACACTTGAGCAGATCTTGCAGCATGACTGGTTTAAAACAGTGGCTCTAAAATGA